In Rhizobium sp. WSM4643, the following are encoded in one genomic region:
- a CDS encoding Ref family recombination enhancement nuclease, which yields MFPDSGERCCTPAEIHHPRDGQGMGQRADHSQAIPLCFNHHSAQSPLPYGHAIHKGTKTFETTYGTEAELWARTRQLLGLE from the coding sequence GTGTTCCCGGATTCGGGCGAGCGCTGTTGTACCCCGGCCGAGATCCATCATCCGCGTGACGGGCAGGGTATGGGGCAGCGTGCCGACCATTCTCAGGCCATTCCGCTGTGTTTCAACCACCATTCCGCTCAATCCCCGCTGCCGTACGGTCATGCCATTCATAAGGGCACGAAGACATTTGAGACGACGTATGGGACGGAGGCGGAACTGTGGGCGCGAACGCGGCAGTTGTTAGGTCTAGAGTGA
- a CDS encoding arginyltransferase — protein sequence MNTQTTPSPQFYLTAPAACPYLPHEMERKVFTHLVGPRAAEMNDILTQGGFRRSQNIAYRPACESCRACVSVRILAQEFEPTKSMKRVLAANSDVIATEFAAQPSSEQYSLFRRYLDFRHQQGGMSDMTVLDYAIMVEDTHVNTRIIEYRLREEGSGLEQRPKGELLGAALTDTMSDGLSMVYSYFNPALERRSLGTFMILDHVRRTKALGLPHVYLGYWVQGSRKMDYKTRFQPQEHLTPRGWERFDPSSMPESTHD from the coding sequence ATGAATACGCAGACGACGCCATCCCCGCAGTTTTATCTGACGGCTCCGGCTGCGTGTCCGTACCTGCCGCATGAGATGGAGCGCAAGGTGTTCACCCATCTGGTCGGCCCGCGCGCCGCCGAGATGAACGACATCCTGACACAGGGCGGTTTCCGCCGCTCGCAGAACATCGCTTATCGCCCGGCCTGCGAATCCTGTCGCGCGTGCGTTTCCGTGCGAATTCTCGCCCAGGAATTCGAACCGACCAAATCGATGAAACGGGTGCTTGCCGCCAATTCCGACGTCATCGCCACCGAATTCGCGGCCCAGCCTTCCAGCGAGCAATATTCGCTCTTCCGGCGCTATCTCGATTTTCGCCACCAGCAGGGCGGCATGTCCGACATGACCGTGCTCGACTATGCAATCATGGTGGAAGACACGCATGTGAATACGAGAATCATCGAATATCGCCTGCGTGAGGAAGGCTCAGGACTGGAGCAGCGCCCGAAGGGCGAGCTGCTTGGCGCTGCGCTGACCGACACGATGAGCGACGGGCTGTCGATGGTCTATTCCTATTTCAATCCGGCACTCGAGCGCCGTTCGCTCGGCACCTTCATGATTCTCGATCATGTCAGGCGCACGAAAGCGCTGGGACTGCCGCATGTCTACCTCGGCTACTGGGTTCAAGGGTCGCGGAAAATGGATTACAAGACGCGCTTTCAGCCGCAGGAGCACCTGACCCCGCGCGGCTGGGAACGCTTCGATCCCTCGTCCATGCCCGAGAGCACCCACGACTGA
- a CDS encoding DUF4238 domain-containing protein, with the protein MKHHYIPQFYLKQWEGKDRKLQVYCRRGDGLLTTTRLARKATGYEVDLYKLPGATPEREHEVERMFMALVDDEAVRVRDGMLTSVLPKDQRKRFAWARFVLSLVVRNPEELKRFKVDYARHLLMPAPEFQTRYAAMRKEGDPELFEEWMVQMDPTYGERQAVVTLTKLIENHSVLRLLRTMHWRVIDTSRASRRLLTSDRPVVVTNGMVHYNGHYALPLSPTRLFLATTAIQFADEFCALPASKIAREVNRLVIGQARRFVYSLDDRNLAEVRRGFGKLEPPSLLPSMKPK; encoded by the coding sequence TTGAAGCACCATTACATCCCGCAGTTCTATCTGAAGCAGTGGGAAGGCAAAGACCGAAAGCTACAAGTCTATTGTCGGCGGGGCGACGGCCTCCTGACCACGACCCGCCTTGCCCGTAAGGCGACCGGCTATGAAGTCGATCTGTACAAGCTGCCGGGGGCGACTCCCGAGCGAGAGCACGAAGTCGAGCGGATGTTTATGGCGCTGGTAGATGATGAGGCCGTGCGCGTCAGGGATGGCATGCTGACTTCAGTGCTGCCGAAAGACCAACGGAAGCGCTTTGCGTGGGCGCGGTTTGTCCTCTCGCTGGTTGTCCGCAATCCCGAAGAGCTGAAGCGCTTCAAAGTCGATTACGCAAGACATCTGTTGATGCCGGCGCCTGAGTTTCAGACGCGCTATGCGGCGATGCGGAAAGAGGGTGATCCCGAGCTGTTTGAAGAGTGGATGGTACAGATGGACCCGACCTATGGGGAGCGTCAGGCGGTTGTCACACTGACGAAGCTCATCGAAAACCATAGTGTTCTGAGGCTGCTCCGTACAATGCATTGGCGTGTCATTGATACCAGCCGGGCCTCGCGTCGGCTGCTGACATCTGACCGGCCGGTGGTGGTGACGAACGGGATGGTTCACTACAACGGGCATTATGCACTTCCTCTTAGCCCGACGCGCCTGTTCTTGGCTACGACGGCAATCCAGTTCGCGGACGAGTTCTGTGCGCTACCAGCGAGCAAGATTGCGCGGGAAGTGAATCGACTGGTGATCGGGCAGGCGCGACGGTTCGTCTATTCTCTCGATGACCGGAACCTGGCGGAGGTGAGACGTGGATTTGGAAAGTTGGAACCACCCTCTTTGCTTCCGAGCATGAAGCCAAAATAA
- a CDS encoding type II toxin-antitoxin system death-on-curing family toxin, whose translation MAFKFLTRPLVESLQKMQIERFGGLAGLRNEGALESALGRPMHKANYGCDDVIELAAVYLFGLARNHAFADGNKRIAIVTAGVFLLENGYEIETTDANLYAFVLAVAAGEIDEEGATRFLRDFCIPLNPSP comes from the coding sequence ATGGCCTTCAAATTCCTGACGAGACCATTGGTGGAGAGCCTGCAGAAAATGCAGATCGAGCGCTTCGGCGGTCTCGCAGGACTGCGTAACGAAGGCGCGCTGGAATCGGCGCTCGGCCGGCCGATGCACAAGGCAAATTATGGCTGCGACGACGTCATTGAGCTCGCCGCCGTCTATCTTTTCGGTCTTGCCCGCAACCACGCATTCGCTGACGGCAACAAGCGGATCGCCATCGTCACTGCCGGTGTGTTTCTTCTCGAAAACGGCTACGAGATCGAAACGACCGATGCCAATCTCTACGCTTTCGTTCTTGCCGTCGCCGCCGGCGAAATCGACGAAGAAGGTGCGACCCGCTTCCTGCGGGATTTCTGCATACCGCTCAACCCGTCGCCTTGA
- a CDS encoding L,D-transpeptidase family protein, with protein MSKKNGIEALSRRAFLASAATIGAGALAAPAFAQSALDTLINAPRRGNWDDQFDAKAASRTATAMVSNTPILGPQSVASAQQAIMQYQQIAAAGGWPEVNPGDQRLQLGVNSPAVQALRQRLAITGDLPREAGLSNAFDSYVDGAVKRFQARHGLPSDGVLGEFTLKAMNIPADVRLQQLNTNLIRLQTFPEDMGRRHLMVNIPAAYVEAVEDGSVATRHTAVVGRLSRPTHLVNSKIYEVILNPYWTAPRSIVEKDIMPLMRKDPTYLEKNAIRLIDGKGNEVAPETVDWNGEAPNLMFRQDPGKINAMASTKINFYNKNGEYMHDTPQQGLFNKLMRFESSGCVRVQNVRDLSNWLLRETPGWNRQQMEQVIATGVNTPVKLATEVPVYFVYISAWGMPDGIVQFRDDIYQMDGNAELALDTTAGMEQPVQ; from the coding sequence ATGTCGAAGAAAAACGGAATTGAAGCTCTCTCGCGCCGCGCTTTCCTGGCGTCCGCGGCAACGATTGGCGCCGGCGCGCTTGCCGCGCCGGCATTCGCGCAATCGGCGCTCGATACGCTGATCAATGCGCCGCGCCGCGGCAACTGGGACGACCAGTTCGACGCCAAGGCGGCGTCGCGCACGGCGACCGCCATGGTTTCCAACACGCCGATTCTCGGACCCCAATCGGTCGCAAGCGCGCAGCAGGCGATCATGCAGTATCAGCAGATTGCCGCAGCCGGTGGCTGGCCTGAGGTCAATCCCGGTGACCAGCGTCTGCAGCTCGGCGTCAACTCTCCCGCCGTCCAGGCGCTGCGCCAGCGCCTGGCGATCACCGGTGATCTGCCGCGCGAGGCCGGCCTGTCCAATGCCTTCGATTCCTATGTCGATGGTGCGGTCAAGCGCTTCCAGGCCCGCCACGGTCTGCCGTCCGATGGCGTTCTCGGCGAATTCACGCTGAAGGCGATGAACATTCCTGCCGATGTCCGCCTGCAGCAGCTGAACACCAATCTGATTCGCCTGCAGACCTTCCCCGAAGACATGGGCCGCCGTCACCTGATGGTCAACATCCCGGCCGCCTATGTGGAGGCTGTCGAAGACGGCAGTGTCGCGACGCGCCACACCGCGGTTGTCGGCCGTCTCAGCCGCCCGACGCATCTCGTCAATTCGAAGATTTACGAGGTCATCCTCAATCCTTATTGGACGGCGCCGCGCTCGATCGTCGAGAAAGACATCATGCCGCTGATGCGCAAGGATCCGACCTATCTCGAAAAGAACGCCATCCGCCTGATCGACGGCAAGGGCAATGAAGTCGCCCCCGAGACCGTCGATTGGAACGGCGAAGCACCGAACCTGATGTTCCGTCAGGACCCCGGCAAGATCAACGCCATGGCGTCGACAAAGATCAATTTCTACAACAAGAACGGCGAGTATATGCACGACACGCCGCAGCAGGGCCTGTTCAACAAGCTGATGCGCTTCGAATCGTCGGGCTGCGTCCGCGTCCAGAACGTCCGCGACTTGTCGAACTGGCTGTTGCGCGAGACCCCCGGCTGGAACCGCCAGCAGATGGAGCAGGTGATCGCAACCGGCGTCAACACACCGGTCAAGCTCGCCACGGAAGTTCCGGTCTATTTCGTCTACATCTCCGCCTGGGGCATGCCCGACGGCATTGTCCAGTTCCGCGACGACATCTATCAGATGGACGGCAATGCCGAGCTGGCGCTCGACACCACGGCCGGTATGGAACAGCCGGTCCAGTAA
- a CDS encoding Ref family recombination enhancement nuclease has protein sequence MFPDSGERCCSPAEIHHPRDGQGLGQRADHSQAIPLCFNHHSAQSPPPYGHAIHKGTKTFEARYGTEAELLERTRELL, from the coding sequence GTGTTTCCGGATTCCGGCGAACGCTGCTGCTCACCAGCCGAAATCCATCATCCACGAGACGGGCAGGGACTGGGGCAGCGTGCCGACCACTCTCAAGCCATTCCGCTGTGTTTCAACCATCATTCTGCCCAGTCGCCCCCGCCATACGGGCATGCTATCCATAAGGGGACGAAGACGTTTGAGGCGAGGTATGGAACGGAAGCGGAGCTGTTAGAGCGAACGCGGGAACTTCTTTGA
- a CDS encoding DUF4145 domain-containing protein translates to MEKYRWRSQYPVLPSLPCPRCKGTVSLAKDSLSLREPQYSQSARYKENWHYYDVDQRFTCFLVCDQRFCGEAVAVSGVVGHDVEIVDGEYGPETEYPSFYYPKSMVPAPRPFTVSKKLSDECKADLYNAFTLIWVDAAACANRLRSFVEHLLDQLGVPRKVPKTRSTLDDRIKLFGAQHPDHLEIMQALREVGNAGSHGGRSAFDDIIECFVLAEWLIKNLIEREIDEITAIARKLSQKHGRKGVDKKEQK, encoded by the coding sequence ATGGAAAAATATCGATGGAGGTCACAATATCCGGTCCTACCGTCCTTGCCATGTCCACGCTGCAAGGGAACCGTCAGCCTCGCCAAGGATAGCCTCAGTCTTCGCGAGCCTCAGTATTCCCAGTCAGCGCGATATAAGGAGAATTGGCACTACTACGATGTCGATCAACGGTTTACCTGCTTTCTGGTGTGTGACCAAAGATTTTGCGGAGAAGCCGTAGCTGTTTCGGGAGTGGTCGGCCACGATGTCGAGATTGTGGACGGCGAATATGGGCCTGAGACCGAATACCCCAGCTTCTATTACCCTAAATCGATGGTGCCAGCGCCAAGGCCATTCACGGTGTCGAAAAAGCTGAGCGACGAATGCAAGGCAGACCTTTACAATGCCTTCACACTCATCTGGGTCGATGCGGCTGCATGCGCAAACCGGCTGAGGAGTTTCGTTGAGCACCTGCTCGATCAGCTTGGGGTTCCGAGAAAGGTTCCGAAAACGCGCTCCACGCTTGATGACCGTATCAAGCTGTTCGGTGCGCAGCATCCCGACCATCTCGAAATTATGCAGGCACTCAGGGAGGTCGGCAACGCAGGGAGCCACGGCGGGCGGTCGGCCTTCGACGACATCATCGAATGCTTCGTACTTGCGGAGTGGCTCATCAAGAACCTCATCGAACGGGAAATCGATGAGATCACTGCCATTGCGCGAAAGCTAAGCCAAAAGCACGGTCGGAAGGGTGTTGACAAAAAGGAACAGAAATAG
- a CDS encoding SIR2 family protein — MFNTKTVFIVGAGASVDVGLPTGAQLKTKIREYLGTSNYNFNNYNIRDGLVSHLQRNRERIETGPYIEAAEYIANAMPVSHSIDHFLFTHAKKPQVVTMGKLAIAATLLDAEYTSDLRLENNRIDLIKTENYWLNSFCRFLTEEVQDGDFEDIFDNVAIITFNYDRCIEHYLAHHLATYYVKPIEEAYELARRLTVVHLYGQLGHLPWRATGQQQVPFGQLTSGESVATAMSTLHTFTEQATEKAILHRVRRLVAEAERLVFMGFAFQDLNMQLLLPEDNTVYKEIFGTVSGISKANAEKISSYLTREFTTLDNQKPKLYLDHVHCNQLLLDYWRIIFDPDPPEYVN, encoded by the coding sequence ATGTTTAACACCAAGACGGTTTTTATCGTTGGCGCAGGTGCTAGCGTGGACGTGGGGTTGCCAACAGGTGCTCAGCTCAAGACGAAAATTCGGGAGTATCTGGGGACCTCGAATTACAATTTTAACAACTACAATATTCGCGATGGCCTGGTTTCCCACCTCCAGCGAAATCGGGAGCGAATTGAGACTGGCCCATATATTGAGGCAGCCGAATACATTGCAAATGCAATGCCTGTCTCCCACTCCATCGATCACTTCCTGTTTACTCACGCCAAGAAGCCCCAAGTCGTTACCATGGGCAAACTCGCCATCGCGGCAACTCTTTTGGACGCGGAATACACAAGCGATCTGAGATTGGAGAATAACAGAATTGACCTCATCAAGACTGAGAACTACTGGTTAAACAGCTTCTGCAGATTTCTCACGGAGGAGGTTCAGGACGGGGATTTTGAGGACATTTTCGATAACGTCGCCATCATCACCTTCAATTATGACCGATGCATCGAGCACTATCTCGCCCACCATCTAGCAACTTACTACGTCAAGCCGATAGAAGAAGCCTACGAGTTGGCGCGAAGGCTTACGGTCGTGCATCTCTACGGACAGTTGGGGCATCTCCCTTGGCGCGCAACGGGGCAGCAACAGGTGCCATTCGGTCAGCTTACCAGCGGCGAGAGCGTTGCGACGGCGATGAGCACGCTTCACACCTTCACTGAGCAGGCGACAGAGAAGGCTATTCTTCACCGGGTGCGCAGGCTTGTGGCCGAGGCAGAACGGCTCGTCTTTATGGGCTTCGCCTTTCAAGACCTCAACATGCAACTGCTTCTTCCGGAAGATAATACCGTCTATAAAGAGATTTTTGGCACCGTCAGCGGAATTTCAAAGGCGAATGCCGAGAAAATATCGAGTTACTTGACGCGAGAATTCACTACGTTGGATAACCAAAAGCCTAAACTCTATCTCGATCACGTTCATTGCAATCAACTGCTACTCGATTACTGGCGGATTATCTTCGACCCAGACCCACCGGAATATGTGAATTAG
- a CDS encoding DUF6163 family protein — METESPTIPKHTLADILFILFLRLVAVSCFWFGLQYWAMLVGYSLVGAGRFDLLSLPWKVASTSLAVLFPVASLGLWLTVSWGPVIWVLAAGGQILMYGLLPDIFGPNQLIILLHVMVAVVYLIFRLLLWLEKRRHRRQVSVDLP, encoded by the coding sequence ATGGAAACCGAATCCCCGACGATACCGAAACACACACTGGCGGATATCCTCTTCATTCTCTTCCTGAGACTGGTTGCCGTATCCTGCTTCTGGTTCGGCCTGCAATATTGGGCGATGCTCGTCGGCTACTCGCTGGTCGGTGCCGGCCGCTTCGATCTTTTGAGCCTGCCATGGAAGGTGGCGAGCACCAGCCTCGCCGTGCTCTTCCCCGTCGCCTCCCTCGGCCTCTGGCTCACCGTCTCCTGGGGACCGGTCATCTGGGTGCTGGCCGCCGGCGGGCAGATCCTCATGTATGGCCTGCTGCCGGATATTTTCGGCCCCAACCAACTGATCATCCTGCTGCATGTCATGGTCGCCGTCGTCTACTTGATTTTCCGCCTGCTGCTGTGGCTGGAAAAGCGCCGGCACCGCCGCCAGGTAAGTGTTGATTTACCCTGA
- the ldtR gene encoding transcriptional regulator LdtR, with protein MNTKIKPQAVSTFRDQQDHDIRDLYMESLHLVERLHRRLLDVIKDEFDRQGRSDVNAIQALLLFNIGNSELTAGELRSRGYYLGSNVSYNVKKLVDLGFINHQRSRIDRRSVRISLTETGQDIAETVAKLYERHIASIDKVGGIGTDEFTQMNKLLQRLDRFWNDQILYRL; from the coding sequence ATGAACACGAAAATCAAGCCGCAGGCGGTATCGACCTTCCGTGACCAGCAGGACCACGACATCCGTGATCTTTACATGGAATCCCTTCATCTCGTTGAACGTCTGCACCGTCGTCTTCTCGACGTCATCAAGGACGAATTCGACCGTCAGGGTCGCAGCGATGTCAACGCCATCCAGGCGCTGCTCCTTTTCAACATCGGCAATTCCGAGCTGACCGCCGGCGAGCTGCGCTCGCGTGGCTACTATCTCGGCTCCAACGTTTCCTACAACGTCAAGAAGCTGGTCGATCTCGGCTTCATCAACCATCAGCGCTCGCGTATCGACCGTCGCTCGGTCCGCATCAGTCTGACCGAAACCGGCCAGGACATCGCCGAAACGGTGGCCAAGCTCTACGAACGCCACATCGCCTCGATCGACAAAGTCGGCGGCATCGGCACCGACGAGTTCACCCAGATGAACAAGCTGCTCCAGCGCCTGGACCGCTTCTGGAACGACCAGATCCTGTATCGCCTGTGA
- a CDS encoding DMT family transporter has protein sequence MFPTALSDHRKGLLLTTIGGLALSLDIPLMRLADGELWSILAVRSIATLGVTLLVATALRIAKGRWPVLVPGWPGLVTGLLYGLTTVIFLLAVFNTSTANVVFIVAFNPMFAALLSWIFLKERPAPATLIAMAAMIFGVGLIVRDGLSGGHVFGDIMALLTALIIAAAITISRASRREMGFVSLLSTVLPAAVGLMSVMPAGGFSIEHPAWILFNGAVMMPLAFWCLATGPRYLSAPEVGMFYLLETVLAPIWVWLIFAETPTPMTLVGGGILVTAIAAHSVWMVRRKSIRQMAG, from the coding sequence ATGTTCCCCACCGCTCTTTCCGACCATCGGAAGGGCCTGCTGCTGACGACAATCGGCGGGCTGGCGCTTTCCCTGGATATCCCGCTGATGAGGCTCGCCGACGGCGAGCTGTGGTCGATCCTTGCGGTAAGAAGCATAGCGACCCTTGGCGTGACGCTTCTGGTCGCAACCGCGCTCAGGATCGCCAAGGGGCGATGGCCAGTGCTCGTGCCAGGCTGGCCGGGCCTCGTCACCGGTCTGCTCTACGGGCTGACGACGGTGATCTTCCTTCTAGCCGTTTTCAACACCTCGACGGCCAATGTCGTTTTCATAGTCGCCTTCAATCCGATGTTCGCCGCGCTGCTTTCCTGGATTTTCCTCAAGGAGCGGCCGGCGCCAGCAACGCTGATCGCCATGGCGGCGATGATCTTCGGCGTCGGCCTGATCGTGCGGGACGGGCTTTCGGGCGGCCATGTCTTCGGCGATATCATGGCGCTGCTTACCGCGCTCATCATCGCCGCCGCCATCACCATCAGCCGCGCCTCCCGCCGGGAGATGGGTTTCGTCTCGCTGCTTTCGACGGTGCTGCCGGCGGCGGTCGGCCTGATGTCGGTCATGCCGGCTGGCGGTTTTTCGATCGAGCATCCCGCCTGGATCCTCTTCAACGGTGCGGTCATGATGCCGCTTGCCTTCTGGTGCCTGGCGACCGGGCCGCGTTACCTCTCCGCGCCTGAGGTCGGCATGTTCTACCTGCTCGAAACCGTACTCGCACCGATCTGGGTGTGGCTGATCTTTGCGGAAACGCCGACGCCGATGACGCTGGTCGGCGGCGGTATCCTGGTGACGGCGATCGCGGCGCACTCGGTCTGGATGGTGCGGAGGAAAAGCATCAGGCAAATGGCAGGATAG
- a CDS encoding RDD family protein, translated as MSYNPNPLYAAPEDWRAYSGVLSRRVFAFILDYVIVALLCIPAAIVLFFVSIVTLGLGFFLYPALFVIVAGIYFGLTVGGPSQASLGMRAMGIAIVRVDGRPMDFMTAIVHLALFWILNSVLTPLILLAGLFIERSRLVHDLLVGTATVRTA; from the coding sequence ATGAGCTACAACCCCAATCCGCTTTATGCCGCACCGGAAGACTGGCGCGCCTATAGCGGCGTGTTGAGCCGCCGGGTCTTCGCCTTCATCCTCGATTACGTCATCGTGGCGCTGCTCTGCATTCCCGCGGCGATCGTGCTGTTCTTCGTGTCGATCGTCACGCTGGGGCTCGGCTTCTTTCTCTACCCTGCCCTCTTCGTCATCGTCGCCGGCATTTACTTCGGCCTGACGGTGGGCGGGCCGAGCCAGGCCTCGCTCGGCATGCGGGCCATGGGAATCGCAATCGTGCGCGTCGACGGACGGCCGATGGATTTCATGACAGCGATCGTGCATCTGGCACTGTTCTGGATCCTCAACTCGGTGCTGACGCCGCTGATCCTGCTTGCCGGCCTGTTCATCGAACGCAGCCGTCTCGTTCACGACCTGCTTGTGGGCACGGCGACGGTGCGCACAGCCTGA
- a CDS encoding SRPBCC family protein translates to MPASTIKLHVTHTYKAPPAVVYDAWLNPEIARRFLFATDEGHVIRADIDPHVGGRFFVVDRRPTGDAFHQGVFLELKRPRRMVFSLSVEEHDHNCDRVEIDIEPLGSGSRLTLTHEMCAEWAEHEEKTRKGWAHVVEGLGRELEQQQFKATG, encoded by the coding sequence ATGCCCGCCAGCACCATCAAATTGCATGTCACGCACACCTATAAAGCGCCGCCTGCCGTTGTCTATGACGCCTGGCTCAACCCCGAAATAGCCCGCCGTTTCCTGTTTGCTACTGACGAGGGTCATGTCATCCGCGCCGATATCGATCCCCATGTCGGCGGCCGTTTCTTCGTCGTCGACCGCCGCCCGACCGGCGACGCCTTTCACCAGGGCGTCTTCCTAGAGCTGAAGCGCCCGCGACGCATGGTCTTCAGCCTTTCCGTCGAGGAGCACGATCACAATTGCGACCGCGTCGAGATCGACATCGAACCTCTCGGCAGCGGCAGCCGTCTGACGCTGACCCATGAAATGTGCGCCGAATGGGCAGAACACGAGGAAAAGACCCGGAAGGGCTGGGCGCATGTGGTCGAGGGGCTTGGCAGGGAACTGGAGCAGCAGCAGTTCAAGGCGACGGGTTGA
- a CDS encoding AbrB/MazE/SpoVT family DNA-binding domain-containing protein: MNVTIRKIGNSEGIIIPKETLDRLGLKTGDSLELQMENGGITLKPADEDLSRQLEAARYFMDKYKVALKKLAE; encoded by the coding sequence ATGAACGTCACAATCCGCAAGATCGGCAATTCAGAGGGTATTATCATCCCTAAGGAAACCCTCGACCGTCTTGGGTTGAAGACCGGCGATTCATTGGAATTGCAGATGGAAAACGGCGGCATCACTTTGAAGCCGGCCGATGAGGATTTGTCTCGTCAACTCGAGGCGGCGCGATATTTCATGGACAAATATAAGGTCGCCTTGAAAAAGCTGGCCGAATAA
- the hemB gene encoding porphobilinogen synthase: protein MQDRTHLVDDITGHRRMRRNRKADWTRRLVQENRLTVDDLIWPIFIMPGSGIVDPIAAMPGVNRMSIDKAVEAAREAAGLGIPALATFPNIEMELRDETGSNSLEANNLINRATAAIKKVVPNIGIITDVALDPFTSHGHDGILRGGEIVNDETVDQVARAAVMQADAGADIIAPSEMMDGRIGAIRMALDAAGHQGVGIMSYATKFASAFYGPYREAISTGGLLKGDKKTYYIDPANGTEAIRDAALDVEEGADMLMVKPGLPYLDICWRMKEAFGLPTFAYQVSGEYTQIKAAAMNGWIDGERAMLETLLSFKRAGCDGVLTYFAVEVAKILAKR, encoded by the coding sequence ATGCAGGACAGGACGCATCTCGTCGACGACATCACCGGTCATCGCCGCATGCGGCGCAACCGCAAGGCGGATTGGACACGCCGGCTGGTGCAGGAGAACCGGCTGACGGTCGACGACCTGATCTGGCCGATCTTCATCATGCCGGGTTCCGGCATCGTCGATCCGATCGCGGCCATGCCCGGCGTCAACCGCATGAGCATCGACAAGGCTGTCGAAGCCGCGCGGGAAGCGGCCGGCCTCGGCATTCCGGCCCTCGCCACCTTTCCGAATATCGAGATGGAACTGCGTGACGAGACCGGCTCGAACAGCCTCGAAGCCAACAACCTGATCAATCGGGCGACGGCGGCGATCAAGAAGGTGGTACCTAATATCGGCATCATCACCGACGTCGCGCTCGATCCCTTCACCAGCCACGGCCATGACGGCATCCTCAGAGGCGGCGAGATCGTCAATGACGAGACGGTCGACCAGGTGGCACGCGCCGCCGTGATGCAGGCGGATGCGGGCGCCGACATCATCGCGCCGTCGGAGATGATGGACGGACGCATCGGCGCGATCCGCATGGCGCTCGATGCGGCCGGCCACCAGGGCGTCGGCATCATGAGCTATGCGACGAAATTCGCCTCCGCCTTCTACGGCCCCTATCGCGAGGCGATCTCGACGGGCGGGCTGCTGAAAGGTGATAAGAAGACCTATTATATCGACCCCGCCAACGGCACCGAGGCAATCCGCGACGCGGCCCTCGACGTCGAGGAAGGCGCCGACATGCTGATGGTCAAGCCCGGCTTGCCCTATCTCGATATCTGCTGGCGGATGAAGGAGGCCTTTGGCCTGCCGACCTTCGCCTACCAGGTGTCCGGCGAATATACGCAGATCAAGGCGGCGGCGATGAACGGCTGGATCGACGGCGAGCGGGCGATGCTCGAAACGCTGCTGTCGTTCAAGCGGGCGGGGTGCGACGGTGTTCTCACCTATTTCGCGGTCGAAGTGGCGAAAATTCTCGCAAAGCGGTGA